A region from the Lolium perenne isolate Kyuss_39 chromosome 4, Kyuss_2.0, whole genome shotgun sequence genome encodes:
- the LOC127294274 gene encoding uncharacterized protein isoform X2, whose product MRRAMGSVDDLIEEAKVRTVCWALCIFAISYFMTHTSKSMWTNVPMSILILAFLRYISFKVEFRWRSQPVPKQTYLSQASKRQLSANDHRLSNVPPVSRWRRKVGSPSVEAAFESFIDNILRDFVTDLWYSSITPDREAPELIRGLILHALGEVSGRAKEMNLVDLLTRDMADLVGKHVDMFRKNQSQIGVDVMVTLSSEERDERLKQHLIVSQELHPALLSSEHEYKVLQELVGGIMALVLRPQDAQSPLVRCFSRELLTCLVLQPVMNFASPIYVNELIICFLNNKDTNIGGSVNKTTTVVGVTNDHSSYKGGPQGRQTESQKLSAESSSSGMTSLEGDKSKVSVDEHGRTVLPRQADWAVVLDAATERRSQVLAPENLENMWAIGRNYQKKMVKVDHPTKGKGAGRVDNIRTAVAAGKELSPNFNERVTSVDDKYMVNLMQGSNRNAQSTFVTGSHPLVSQNTDEVKSKEQSQVYYSSKEKHSEAVKNTKAQLKRSNSSPDMEKRHLAKSNQTVISNESLNAKKNQEDKGSGPSSHGEVLIYAQKIRCRVVGAYFEKLGSKSFAVYSIAVTGADNKAWFVKRRYRNFERLHRQLKEIPNYSLHLPPKSFLSSSIDDYLVHQRCILLDRYLQDLLSIANIAEQHEVMDFLSESSKNYSAGKSTSVMKTLAVNVDDAMDDIVRHVKGVSDGLKRAVSTSSPSAPYSQFADNRMPLSWNQEEIDNQNLQNRHLGSSHSLSDVDSNCEDRPSSVNSSCHSCHSDNELNNGGYGSNDIKHIEACTSCDAQVNQRIEKPARGNSDSANMSSVKPFEDPSGIPPEWVPTNVSVPLLNLVDKVFQLKRRGWIRKQVLWISKQILQLLMEDAIDDWIIRQINWLRRDEVIIQGIRWIQDTLWPNGVFFTKLDGLQGGAGASQSDKHPSGSADEATGNRKSSTSSFELQLEASRNASEVKKLLLGGTPSTLVSIIGYKQYQRSARDIYYFLQSTVCVKQLTFAMIEQVLVSLFPELHKLIEDIHEKGHKEQAAFTYQL is encoded by the exons ATGCGGAGGGCGATGGGGAGCGTGGACGATCTGATCGAGGAGGCCAAGGTGCGGACCGTGTGCTGGGCGCTCTGCATCTTCGCCATCTCCTACTTCATGACGC ATACAAGTAAATCGATGTGGACAAATGTTCCTATGTCCATTCTTATACTGGCGTTTTTGCGTTACATCTCCTTCAAAGTGGAGTTCCGTTGGAGAAGTCAGCCTGTACCTAAGCAGACATATTTGTCTCAAGCGTCAAAACGGCAGTTGTCTGCTAATGATCACCGGCTCTCAAATGTGCCACCAGTTTCAAGATGGAGAAGGAAAGTTGGTTCACCTTCTGTTGAGGCTGCTTTTGAAAGTTTCATCGACAATATTCTGCGGGACTTTGTCACGGACTTGTGGTATTCTTCTATTACTCCTGATAGAGAGGCTCCAGAACTGATACGCGGCTTAATTCTCCATGCTCTTGGTGAGGTATCAGGCAGGGCGAAGGAGATGAATCTAGTGGACTTGCTAACAAG GGATATGGCTGATTTGGTTGGAAAACATGTCGATATGTTCCGAAAGAATCAGTCTCAAATTGGTGTTGATGTCATGGTAACATTGTCTTCCGAGGAAAGAGATGAGAGATTGAAGCAGCACCTGATAGTTTCACAGGAACTTCACCCTGCATTGTTATCTTCAGAACACGAATACAAG GTTCTTCAAGAACTAGTTGGGGGTATTATGGCCCTAGTGTTGAGACCACAAGATGCACAAAGTCCATTGGTCCGCTGCTTCTCCAGGGAACTACTGACTTGCCTAGTCTTGCAACCAGTGATGAACTTTGCAAGTCCGAT CTATGTGAATGAGCTAATTATCTGTTTTCTAAACAATAAAGACACAAACATTGGAGGCAGCGTGAACAAGACTACTACTGTAGTTGGAGTAACAAATGATCATTCATCTTATAAAGGAGGTCCCCAGGGTCGTCAAACGGAATCACAAAAGTTGTCTGCAGAATCAAGTAGTTCCGGGATGACATCCCTTGAGGGTGACAAGTCAAAAGTGTCAGTGGATGAACATGGGAGGACCGTCCTGCCTCGTCAGGCAGATTGGGCAGTGGTATTGGATGCAGCTACTGAAAGGCGGTCTCAGGTTCTTGCTCCGGAGAACCTTGAGAACATGTGGGCTATTGGGAGAAATTACCAAAAGAAAATGGTGAAGGTGGACCATCCAACAAAAGGAAAAGGTGCAGGGCGCGTAGATAACATTCGAACTGCAGTAGCGGCCGGAAAAGAGTTATCCCCTAACTTCAATGAGAGAGTTACATCAGTTGATGACAAATACATGGTCAATTTGATGCAAGGTTCAAATAGGAATGCTCAGTCCACTTTTGTCACGGGCAGTCACCCACTTGTTTCGCAAAATACAGATGAAGTGAAATCAAAAGAGCAGAGTCAAGTTTATTATAGCAGCAAGGAAAAACACTCTGAAGCTGTGAAGAACACAAAAGCTCAGCTAAAGCGGTCTAATAGTAGTCCGGATATGGAGAAAAGACATTTGGCCAAAAGTAATCAAACTGTGATTTCCAATGAAAGCTTAAATGCAAAGAAAAATCAAGAGGACAAAGGTTCAGGTCCTTCCTCACATGGTGAGGTACTAATATACGCTCAGAAGATAAGGTGTCGG GTAGTTGGTGCATATTTCGAGAAACTGGGTTCAAAATCTTTTGCAGTTTATTCTATTGCTGTCACTGGTGCAGATAACAAGGCCTGGTTTGTGAAAAGAAG ATACCGAAACTTTGAACGTCTTCATAGACAACTGAAGGAAATACCTAATTACTCATTGCACTTGCCTCCAAAGAGTTTCCTTTCATCTAGTATTGATGATTACCTTGTGCACCAGCGATGTATTCTACTGGACAGATATCTTCAA GATCTCTTGTCGATCGCTAATATTGCAGAGCAGCATGAAGTTATGGATTTTCTTAGTGAGTCATCAAAG AATTACTCAGCTGGAAAGTCCACTTCTgttatgaaaaccttggctg TCAACGTTGATGATGCCATGGATGACATTGTTCGGCATGTTAAAGGAGTTTCAGATGGTCTAAAACGTGCGGTCAGCACATCATCCCCGAGCGCACCTTATTCACAATTTGCTGATAATAGGATGCCTTTATCTTGGAACCAGGAAGAGATAGACAACCAGAATCTGCAGAATAGACACTTGGGAAGTTCACATAGCCTTTCCGATGTTGATAGTAACTGTGAAGATCGCCCCTCATCTGTAAATAGTTCATGTCATTCATGCCACTCAGACAATGAATTGAACAATGGAGGGTACGGCTCAAATGATATTAAGCACATCGAAGCATGCACTAGTTGTGATGCACAAGTAAACCAACGAATAGAAAAACCCGCGAGGGGAAATTCAGATTCTGCAAACATGTCATCTGTAAAACCATTTGAGGATCCGTCAGGAATTCCTCCTGAG TGGGTGCCAACAAATGTGAGCGTGCCTTTATTGAATCTGGTAGACAAGGTGTTCCAACTAAAGCGACGTGGTTGGATAAG AAAACAAGTTCTTTGGATATCAAAACAAATCTTGCAGTTACTCATGGAAGATGCAATCGATGATTGGATTATAAGACAGATCAATTGGCTTAGAAGAGATGAGGTCATTATACAAGGAATCCGTTGGATTCAAGAT ACGCTCTGGCCTAATGGTGTCTTCTTCACCAAGTTGGATGGACTTCAAGGAGGTGCAGGTGCGAGTCAATCTGACAAGCACCCATCAGGAAGTGCGGATGAAGCTACTGGTAATAGAAAGAGCAGTACAAGCTCTTTTGAGCTTCAGCTGGAGGCATCTAGAAATGCCAGTGAAGTTAAGAAACTTCTTTTAG GTGGGACTCCATCTACGTTAGTCAGCATAATTGGGTACAAGCAGTACCAACGCAGTGCAAGGGACATCTACTACTTCCTGCAA TCCACCGTGTGTGTGAAGCAGCTCACTTTTGCGATGATAGAACAGGTGCTTGTGTCACTCTTCCCAGAACTTCATAAGCTCATAGAAGACATCCATGAGAAGGGTCACAAGGAACAAGCCGCGTTCACATACCAACTTTGA
- the LOC127294274 gene encoding uncharacterized protein isoform X1 translates to MRRAMGSVDDLIEEAKVRTVCWALCIFAISYFMTHTSKSMWTNVPMSILILAFLRYISFKVEFRWRSQPVPKQTYLSQASKRQLSANDHRLSNVPPVSRWRRKVGSPSVEAAFESFIDNILRDFVTDLWYSSITPDREAPELIRGLILHALGEVSGRAKEMNLVDLLTRDMADLVGKHVDMFRKNQSQIGVDVMVTLSSEERDERLKQHLIVSQELHPALLSSEHEYKVLQELVGGIMALVLRPQDAQSPLVRCFSRELLTCLVLQPVMNFASPIYVNELIICFLNNKDTNIGGSVNKTTTVVGVTNDHSSYKGGPQGRQTESQKLSAESSSSGMTSLEGDKSKVSVDEHGRTVLPRQADWAVVLDAATERRSQVLAPENLENMWAIGRNYQKKMVKVDHPTKGKGAGRVDNIRTAVAAGKELSPNFNERVTSVDDKYMVNLMQGSNRNAQSTFVTGSHPLVSQNTDEVKSKEQSQVYYSSKEKHSEAVKNTKAQLKRSNSSPDMEKRHLAKSNQTVISNESLNAKKNQEDKGSGPSSHGEVLIYAQKIRCRVVGAYFEKLGSKSFAVYSIAVTGADNKAWFVKRRYRNFERLHRQLKEIPNYSLHLPPKSFLSSSIDDYLVHQRCILLDRYLQDLLSIANIAEQHEVMDFLSESSKNYSAGKSTSVMKTLAAVNVDDAMDDIVRHVKGVSDGLKRAVSTSSPSAPYSQFADNRMPLSWNQEEIDNQNLQNRHLGSSHSLSDVDSNCEDRPSSVNSSCHSCHSDNELNNGGYGSNDIKHIEACTSCDAQVNQRIEKPARGNSDSANMSSVKPFEDPSGIPPEWVPTNVSVPLLNLVDKVFQLKRRGWIRKQVLWISKQILQLLMEDAIDDWIIRQINWLRRDEVIIQGIRWIQDTLWPNGVFFTKLDGLQGGAGASQSDKHPSGSADEATGNRKSSTSSFELQLEASRNASEVKKLLLGGTPSTLVSIIGYKQYQRSARDIYYFLQSTVCVKQLTFAMIEQVLVSLFPELHKLIEDIHEKGHKEQAAFTYQL, encoded by the exons ATGCGGAGGGCGATGGGGAGCGTGGACGATCTGATCGAGGAGGCCAAGGTGCGGACCGTGTGCTGGGCGCTCTGCATCTTCGCCATCTCCTACTTCATGACGC ATACAAGTAAATCGATGTGGACAAATGTTCCTATGTCCATTCTTATACTGGCGTTTTTGCGTTACATCTCCTTCAAAGTGGAGTTCCGTTGGAGAAGTCAGCCTGTACCTAAGCAGACATATTTGTCTCAAGCGTCAAAACGGCAGTTGTCTGCTAATGATCACCGGCTCTCAAATGTGCCACCAGTTTCAAGATGGAGAAGGAAAGTTGGTTCACCTTCTGTTGAGGCTGCTTTTGAAAGTTTCATCGACAATATTCTGCGGGACTTTGTCACGGACTTGTGGTATTCTTCTATTACTCCTGATAGAGAGGCTCCAGAACTGATACGCGGCTTAATTCTCCATGCTCTTGGTGAGGTATCAGGCAGGGCGAAGGAGATGAATCTAGTGGACTTGCTAACAAG GGATATGGCTGATTTGGTTGGAAAACATGTCGATATGTTCCGAAAGAATCAGTCTCAAATTGGTGTTGATGTCATGGTAACATTGTCTTCCGAGGAAAGAGATGAGAGATTGAAGCAGCACCTGATAGTTTCACAGGAACTTCACCCTGCATTGTTATCTTCAGAACACGAATACAAG GTTCTTCAAGAACTAGTTGGGGGTATTATGGCCCTAGTGTTGAGACCACAAGATGCACAAAGTCCATTGGTCCGCTGCTTCTCCAGGGAACTACTGACTTGCCTAGTCTTGCAACCAGTGATGAACTTTGCAAGTCCGAT CTATGTGAATGAGCTAATTATCTGTTTTCTAAACAATAAAGACACAAACATTGGAGGCAGCGTGAACAAGACTACTACTGTAGTTGGAGTAACAAATGATCATTCATCTTATAAAGGAGGTCCCCAGGGTCGTCAAACGGAATCACAAAAGTTGTCTGCAGAATCAAGTAGTTCCGGGATGACATCCCTTGAGGGTGACAAGTCAAAAGTGTCAGTGGATGAACATGGGAGGACCGTCCTGCCTCGTCAGGCAGATTGGGCAGTGGTATTGGATGCAGCTACTGAAAGGCGGTCTCAGGTTCTTGCTCCGGAGAACCTTGAGAACATGTGGGCTATTGGGAGAAATTACCAAAAGAAAATGGTGAAGGTGGACCATCCAACAAAAGGAAAAGGTGCAGGGCGCGTAGATAACATTCGAACTGCAGTAGCGGCCGGAAAAGAGTTATCCCCTAACTTCAATGAGAGAGTTACATCAGTTGATGACAAATACATGGTCAATTTGATGCAAGGTTCAAATAGGAATGCTCAGTCCACTTTTGTCACGGGCAGTCACCCACTTGTTTCGCAAAATACAGATGAAGTGAAATCAAAAGAGCAGAGTCAAGTTTATTATAGCAGCAAGGAAAAACACTCTGAAGCTGTGAAGAACACAAAAGCTCAGCTAAAGCGGTCTAATAGTAGTCCGGATATGGAGAAAAGACATTTGGCCAAAAGTAATCAAACTGTGATTTCCAATGAAAGCTTAAATGCAAAGAAAAATCAAGAGGACAAAGGTTCAGGTCCTTCCTCACATGGTGAGGTACTAATATACGCTCAGAAGATAAGGTGTCGG GTAGTTGGTGCATATTTCGAGAAACTGGGTTCAAAATCTTTTGCAGTTTATTCTATTGCTGTCACTGGTGCAGATAACAAGGCCTGGTTTGTGAAAAGAAG ATACCGAAACTTTGAACGTCTTCATAGACAACTGAAGGAAATACCTAATTACTCATTGCACTTGCCTCCAAAGAGTTTCCTTTCATCTAGTATTGATGATTACCTTGTGCACCAGCGATGTATTCTACTGGACAGATATCTTCAA GATCTCTTGTCGATCGCTAATATTGCAGAGCAGCATGAAGTTATGGATTTTCTTAGTGAGTCATCAAAG AATTACTCAGCTGGAAAGTCCACTTCTgttatgaaaaccttggctg CAGTCAACGTTGATGATGCCATGGATGACATTGTTCGGCATGTTAAAGGAGTTTCAGATGGTCTAAAACGTGCGGTCAGCACATCATCCCCGAGCGCACCTTATTCACAATTTGCTGATAATAGGATGCCTTTATCTTGGAACCAGGAAGAGATAGACAACCAGAATCTGCAGAATAGACACTTGGGAAGTTCACATAGCCTTTCCGATGTTGATAGTAACTGTGAAGATCGCCCCTCATCTGTAAATAGTTCATGTCATTCATGCCACTCAGACAATGAATTGAACAATGGAGGGTACGGCTCAAATGATATTAAGCACATCGAAGCATGCACTAGTTGTGATGCACAAGTAAACCAACGAATAGAAAAACCCGCGAGGGGAAATTCAGATTCTGCAAACATGTCATCTGTAAAACCATTTGAGGATCCGTCAGGAATTCCTCCTGAG TGGGTGCCAACAAATGTGAGCGTGCCTTTATTGAATCTGGTAGACAAGGTGTTCCAACTAAAGCGACGTGGTTGGATAAG AAAACAAGTTCTTTGGATATCAAAACAAATCTTGCAGTTACTCATGGAAGATGCAATCGATGATTGGATTATAAGACAGATCAATTGGCTTAGAAGAGATGAGGTCATTATACAAGGAATCCGTTGGATTCAAGAT ACGCTCTGGCCTAATGGTGTCTTCTTCACCAAGTTGGATGGACTTCAAGGAGGTGCAGGTGCGAGTCAATCTGACAAGCACCCATCAGGAAGTGCGGATGAAGCTACTGGTAATAGAAAGAGCAGTACAAGCTCTTTTGAGCTTCAGCTGGAGGCATCTAGAAATGCCAGTGAAGTTAAGAAACTTCTTTTAG GTGGGACTCCATCTACGTTAGTCAGCATAATTGGGTACAAGCAGTACCAACGCAGTGCAAGGGACATCTACTACTTCCTGCAA TCCACCGTGTGTGTGAAGCAGCTCACTTTTGCGATGATAGAACAGGTGCTTGTGTCACTCTTCCCAGAACTTCATAAGCTCATAGAAGACATCCATGAGAAGGGTCACAAGGAACAAGCCGCGTTCACATACCAACTTTGA